A portion of the Mesoplasma entomophilum genome contains these proteins:
- the scpB gene encoding SMC-Scp complex subunit ScpB, which yields MNNNIKAVVEGLLFVYGDEGISLLDLQNVLEDVRPVTIQETILELEKKYSSDVDSAFSIQKFGKNKYRLQTKPELHEYFAKLELEVNNSRLSNSSIEVLSIIVYKGPISKHDIELIRQAECSYQIYRLRQKKLIKAVGKTSTGANLYTITDNFFKLFNITGGFEALPQIDFASYKNENDENDFDEDTKITEEMVSEDDVFNEDGSEEIF from the coding sequence ATGAATAATAATATTAAAGCTGTAGTTGAAGGTTTATTGTTTGTTTATGGTGATGAAGGTATTAGTTTACTAGACTTACAAAATGTATTAGAAGATGTTAGACCAGTAACAATTCAAGAAACTATTTTGGAGTTAGAAAAAAAATATTCTTCAGATGTTGATTCTGCATTTTCAATTCAAAAGTTTGGAAAAAATAAATATAGATTACAGACTAAACCAGAATTACATGAATATTTTGCAAAATTAGAATTAGAAGTTAACAACTCTAGATTATCAAATTCAAGCATCGAAGTTTTATCAATAATTGTTTATAAAGGACCAATCTCAAAGCATGATATTGAGTTAATAAGACAGGCTGAATGTTCATACCAAATTTACAGATTAAGACAAAAAAAATTAATCAAAGCTGTTGGTAAAACTTCAACAGGAGCAAACCTATATACAATTACAGATAACTTCTTCAAGTTATTCAATATTACAGGTGGTTTTGAAGCGCTACCACAAATTGATTTTGCTTCATATAAAAATGAAAATGATGAAAATGATTTTGATGAAGACACAAAAATAACCGAGGAAATGGTTTCAGAAGATGATGTTTTTAATGAAGATGGCTCAGAGGAAATTTTTTAA
- a CDS encoding segregation and condensation protein A — MQHWDELNISNFSGPLDLLWNMVKDKKIDIFEINLSEIIDQYLKYIESQQKLDIELASEYLVMAAQMIEMKSRILLPKDEEELQDEFMFEDLLEQINQYGQIKEVSEYFYNKQEEYLNTYSKPKTKKSFVQSIADRNDELMLDPLNIGIDEFADIFQSILQRAQNFNDDFEYDESMLLEDAYAPIQNEIISPQVIARSIVDVMKTNKHKEWKLEEVISGYELNLINLISTFLAVLDMVRHQVAVINQKNDTLEFRFTSEALADESILKRIEEVEDYE; from the coding sequence ATGCAACATTGAGACGAATTAAACATTTCCAATTTCTCAGGTCCCTTGGACTTGCTATGAAATATGGTTAAGGATAAAAAAATTGATATTTTTGAAATTAACTTAAGTGAAATAATTGATCAGTATTTAAAATACATTGAAAGCCAACAAAAATTAGATATTGAATTAGCAAGTGAATACTTAGTTATGGCTGCTCAAATGATCGAAATGAAATCAAGAATTTTGCTTCCAAAAGACGAAGAAGAATTGCAAGATGAGTTTATGTTTGAAGATTTGCTTGAACAAATTAATCAATATGGACAAATTAAAGAAGTTAGTGAGTATTTTTACAATAAGCAAGAAGAATATTTAAACACTTACTCAAAACCAAAAACTAAAAAATCATTCGTTCAATCAATTGCTGATAGAAATGACGAATTAATGCTTGATCCTTTAAATATAGGTATTGATGAGTTTGCTGATATCTTTCAATCTATATTACAAAGAGCACAAAACTTTAATGATGATTTTGAATATGATGAAAGCATGCTTTTAGAAGACGCATACGCACCAATTCAAAATGAAATTATTTCACCACAAGTAATTGCTAGATCAATTGTTGATGTTATGAAAACAAATAAACACAAAGAATGAAAGCTTGAAGAAGTTATTAGTGGATATGAATTAAATTTAATTAACTTAATTTCCACTTTTTTGGCTGTATTAGATATGGTTAGACATCAAGTTGCAGTTATTAACCAAAAAAATGACACGTTGGAATTTAGATTTACTTCAGAAGCTTTAGCTGACGAATCAATTTTGAAAAGAATAGAAGAGGTAGAAGATTATGAATAA
- a CDS encoding MFS cation transporter: MNNWDLIIVVPLIIILGLAFLYFLYKKQNFEKKIFWFYTQTLIVWVTNAILIQENSNVLTDAFDKMPSATVVVLLLFGSSMLFAILLKPFATWITGKIRSRNIWIRASILASILASLLLFIPSNDAAWFKVIIILQAIILGISISSQSLYFLYLNEQKYNRLFALKVSFAIGFVITFATFIGNWILNINNFVTDKIIVLNIVTVILLLLSLLISFKNGSENKNKIGEFRLVLKEELIKYSKSTLVKLIILTLILGIIYGFIQSPIFRMYFVANSKIGNDNQKWLEALDRKYQALFIFGQFVIGYTLYKIMLPKIGVKNLIFALIVISGLTLLISTFVINSVWIIISNLIFGSAYFVLFYMWFAFAIMWNYRASKGIPVTGFIASALLLGQFLVIFIFNSFIYTKTGLFTYQSIQSIIAETNIENIIAFENNLKKVIRITAASLFFINSIYLFLTVLWIDQVIAEFIDYANIKHIFSEYEKQSVEKKINSRIIIE, translated from the coding sequence ATGAATAATTGAGATTTAATTATTGTAGTTCCTTTAATTATTATTTTAGGATTAGCATTTTTATATTTTCTTTATAAAAAACAAAATTTTGAAAAGAAAATATTTTGGTTTTATACTCAAACATTAATTGTTTGAGTTACTAATGCAATCTTAATTCAAGAAAACTCAAATGTATTAACTGATGCTTTTGATAAGATGCCATCAGCAACAGTTGTGGTTTTACTATTATTTGGTAGTTCAATGTTGTTTGCAATTCTACTTAAACCTTTTGCAACGTGAATAACCGGAAAAATAAGAAGCAGAAACATTTGAATAAGAGCTTCAATTTTAGCTTCAATTCTTGCTTCTCTGTTATTATTTATTCCTTCAAATGATGCGGCTTGATTTAAAGTAATAATTATCTTGCAAGCAATTATATTAGGTATTAGTATTTCATCACAGAGTTTATATTTCCTATATTTAAATGAACAAAAATATAATAGACTATTTGCATTAAAAGTTTCTTTTGCTATTGGATTTGTAATTACATTTGCAACTTTTATAGGTAACTGAATTTTAAATATTAATAATTTTGTTACAGATAAAATAATTGTTTTGAATATTGTAACCGTTATTCTTTTGTTATTGTCATTATTAATTAGTTTTAAAAATGGTTCAGAGAATAAAAATAAAATTGGAGAGTTCAGACTAGTTTTAAAAGAAGAATTAATAAAATACTCAAAATCAACATTAGTAAAATTAATTATACTTACTTTAATATTAGGTATTATTTATGGTTTTATACAATCCCCAATATTTAGAATGTACTTTGTGGCTAATTCAAAAATTGGCAATGATAATCAAAAATGACTTGAAGCATTAGATAGAAAATACCAAGCATTATTTATTTTTGGTCAGTTTGTAATAGGATATACATTATATAAAATTATGCTACCTAAAATAGGTGTGAAAAATTTAATTTTTGCATTGATCGTTATTTCAGGTTTAACATTGTTAATTTCAACATTTGTTATTAATTCAGTATGAATAATTATTTCAAACTTAATTTTTGGTTCTGCATATTTTGTTTTATTCTACATGTGATTTGCTTTTGCAATTATGTGAAACTATCGTGCATCAAAAGGTATACCAGTTACAGGCTTTATAGCTTCAGCATTGCTGCTTGGACAATTTTTAGTTATTTTCATTTTTAATTCTTTTATTTATACAAAAACAGGTTTATTTACATATCAATCAATCCAATCAATTATTGCTGAAACAAATATTGAAAATATTATTGCATTTGAAAATAACTTAAAAAAAGTTATTAGAATAACAGCTGCATCATTATTTTTTATTAATAGTATTTATTTATTCTTAACAGTATTGTGAATAGATCAAGTGATTGCAGAGTTCATTGACTATGCAAATATTAAACATATTTTTTCAGAATATGAAAAACAATCTGTAGAGAAAAAAATTAATTCAAGAATTATTATTGAATAA